Proteins from one Arthrobacter sp. Soc17.1.1.1 genomic window:
- a CDS encoding DUF2087 domain-containing protein, which translates to MTTPSWQKVLSTLAGERSRALYARAVLGQPLEAAPREVQRLVDAGLLTPELTVAGGLFKEVLAAAGPGTPKGVDRFFRDGRIDGLPRAGQDRTDLLAHLAERLLPADEEISEPEVNRLLATVTRDIPTLRRALVDHGFMERYPDGTGYRRVGTS; encoded by the coding sequence ATGACCACCCCGTCCTGGCAGAAGGTCCTGTCCACGCTCGCGGGGGAGCGCTCCCGCGCGCTGTACGCGCGGGCCGTCCTCGGGCAGCCGCTCGAGGCTGCGCCCCGGGAGGTGCAGCGCCTCGTCGACGCCGGGCTCCTGACGCCCGAGCTCACCGTCGCGGGCGGGCTGTTCAAGGAGGTGCTCGCCGCGGCCGGGCCGGGGACGCCGAAGGGCGTGGACCGGTTCTTCCGGGACGGGCGGATCGACGGCCTGCCGCGCGCAGGGCAGGACCGCACCGACCTGCTCGCGCACCTCGCCGAGCGGCTGCTCCCGGCCGACGAGGAGATCAGCGAGCCGGAGGTCAACCGGCTGCTCGCCACCGTCACCCGCGACATCCCCACCCTGCGGCGCGCGCTCGTGGACCACGGTTTCATGGAGCGCTACCCGGACGGCACCGGCTACCGGCGGGTCGGGACGTCCTGA
- the gatC gene encoding Asp-tRNA(Asn)/Glu-tRNA(Gln) amidotransferase subunit GatC, with product MAEINRDDVAHLARLAHIDMNDDELDRMAGELAVIVDSIKSVSEVAGDDVPATSHPIPLSNVFRDDVVGETLSNDEALLGAPDNADGRFKVPAILDGE from the coding sequence ATGGCTGAGATCAACCGGGACGACGTCGCGCACCTCGCGCGGCTCGCCCACATCGACATGAACGACGACGAGCTCGACCGCATGGCCGGCGAGCTCGCCGTGATCGTCGATTCCATCAAGTCCGTGAGCGAGGTGGCGGGCGACGACGTCCCCGCGACCAGTCACCCCATCCCGCTGAGCAACGTGTTCCGCGACGACGTGGTGGGCGAGACGCTCAGCAACGACGAGGCCCTCCTCGGCGCGCCCGACAACGCCGACGGCCGCTTCAAGGTGCCGGCCATCCTGGACGGGGAGTAA
- the ligA gene encoding NAD-dependent DNA ligase LigA gives MTTGTEDAAQTAGSADRQPPGDELRAEYAQLVEEIRAHRTAYYQDAAPTISDAEFDALFRRLEELEALHPEIVANDSPTQEVGGEVSAAFAPVDHLARMYSLEDVFSLDELMAWLDRASAGVEQRSPGATIAWLTELKIDGLAVNLLYRDGELVRAATRGDGVTGEDITHNVLTIASVPRHLAGSDHPEEVEIRGEVFFPTKEFAQLNERMVAAGKAPFANPRNAAAGSLRQKDPAMTAERPLDMYVHGIGARTGLAAETQSETYELLKAWGLPTSPYYRVLATQDEVIEFIGHYGEHRHDLLHEIDGIVVKVDSFALQRALGHTSRVPRWSVAYKYPPEEVNTRLLDILVNVGRTGRVTPFGLMEPVKVAGSTVGMATLHNQEVVKAKGVMIGDIVVLRKAGDVIPEIVGPVMALRDPAKVRPFVMPTECPSCGTPLQPAKEGDVDIRCPNARSCPSQLRERVFHLAGRGAFDIEALGWEAAIALTQPAEPAVPPITTEAEIFDLTPEKLADVRIERDRKVKGVVTGRELVPYFYSKGTAKKPSEPSATTRKLFTELEKAKKQPLWRVLVALSIRHVGPTASRALATAFGSMDRIRAASEEELAHVDGVGPTIAVALREWFAEDWHREIVDRWAAAGVRMEDEADESTPRTLEGLTVVVTGSLERYNRDEAKEAIITRGGKAAGSVSKNTSYVVAGENAGTKLEKAEALGIPVLDEDGFTALLANGPAPADGDGPDGDEPAGVAAGDPSEDAEVAEELEAGAGGSAAGTTA, from the coding sequence GTGACCACAGGAACCGAAGACGCAGCCCAGACCGCCGGATCCGCCGACCGTCAGCCGCCGGGGGACGAGCTCCGGGCGGAGTACGCGCAGCTCGTCGAGGAGATCCGTGCGCACCGCACCGCGTACTACCAGGACGCCGCCCCCACCATCTCCGACGCGGAGTTCGACGCCCTCTTCCGGAGGCTCGAGGAGCTGGAGGCGCTGCACCCGGAGATCGTCGCGAACGACTCGCCCACGCAGGAGGTGGGCGGGGAGGTGTCCGCCGCCTTCGCCCCCGTGGACCACCTCGCCCGCATGTACAGCCTCGAGGACGTCTTCTCGCTCGACGAGCTGATGGCCTGGCTGGACCGGGCGTCGGCCGGAGTCGAGCAGCGCAGCCCGGGTGCGACGATCGCCTGGCTGACGGAGCTCAAGATCGACGGCCTCGCCGTGAACCTGCTGTACCGCGACGGCGAGCTGGTCCGCGCCGCCACGCGAGGCGATGGCGTGACGGGGGAGGACATCACCCACAACGTCCTCACCATCGCCTCCGTCCCGCGGCACCTCGCGGGCAGCGACCACCCCGAGGAGGTGGAGATCCGCGGCGAGGTGTTCTTCCCCACGAAGGAGTTCGCGCAGCTCAACGAGCGGATGGTCGCCGCCGGCAAGGCACCGTTCGCCAACCCGAGGAACGCCGCCGCCGGGTCGCTGCGGCAGAAGGACCCGGCCATGACGGCCGAGCGTCCCCTCGACATGTACGTGCACGGCATCGGCGCGCGCACGGGGCTGGCCGCCGAGACGCAATCCGAGACGTACGAGCTCCTCAAGGCCTGGGGGCTCCCCACCTCGCCCTACTACAGGGTGCTCGCCACGCAGGACGAGGTCATCGAGTTCATCGGGCACTACGGCGAACACCGCCACGACCTGCTGCACGAGATCGACGGCATCGTGGTGAAGGTGGACAGCTTCGCGCTGCAGCGGGCGCTCGGCCACACGTCCCGCGTGCCGCGCTGGTCCGTGGCGTACAAGTACCCGCCCGAGGAGGTGAACACGAGGCTGCTCGACATCCTCGTGAACGTGGGCCGCACCGGCCGCGTCACGCCGTTCGGCCTCATGGAACCCGTGAAGGTCGCCGGGTCCACCGTCGGCATGGCCACCCTGCACAACCAGGAGGTCGTGAAGGCCAAGGGCGTGATGATCGGCGACATCGTGGTGCTGCGGAAGGCCGGCGACGTCATCCCCGAGATCGTGGGACCGGTCATGGCCCTGCGCGACCCCGCGAAGGTCCGCCCGTTCGTCATGCCCACCGAGTGCCCGTCCTGCGGCACCCCGCTGCAGCCGGCGAAGGAGGGCGACGTCGACATCCGCTGCCCCAACGCCCGCTCCTGCCCCTCCCAGCTGCGCGAGCGCGTGTTCCACCTCGCCGGCCGGGGTGCCTTCGACATCGAGGCACTCGGCTGGGAGGCGGCGATCGCCCTGACCCAGCCCGCCGAACCCGCGGTGCCGCCGATCACCACCGAGGCCGAGATCTTCGACCTCACGCCGGAGAAGCTGGCCGACGTCCGGATCGAGCGGGACAGGAAGGTCAAGGGCGTGGTGACGGGACGCGAGCTGGTGCCCTACTTCTACTCGAAGGGCACCGCCAAGAAGCCGTCCGAGCCGAGCGCCACCACCCGCAAGCTCTTCACGGAGCTGGAGAAGGCGAAGAAGCAGCCGCTGTGGAGGGTCCTCGTCGCCCTGTCCATCCGGCACGTCGGCCCCACCGCGTCGCGTGCCCTCGCCACCGCGTTCGGCTCCATGGACCGCATCCGTGCCGCGAGCGAGGAGGAGCTCGCGCACGTCGACGGCGTGGGCCCCACCATCGCCGTCGCGCTCAGGGAGTGGTTCGCGGAGGACTGGCACCGCGAGATCGTGGACCGGTGGGCGGCGGCGGGCGTGCGCATGGAGGACGAGGCGGACGAGAGCACCCCGCGGACCCTCGAGGGCCTCACCGTCGTGGTCACCGGATCCCTCGAGCGCTACAACCGCGACGAGGCGAAGGAAGCCATCATTACGCGCGGCGGCAAGGCCGCCGGGTCGGTGTCGAAGAACACGAGCTACGTGGTGGCCGGCGAGAACGCGGGCACCAAGCTCGAGAAGGCCGAGGCGCTCGGCATCCCCGTACTGGACGAGGACGGCTTCACGGCCCTGCTCGCGAACGGACCGGCCCCTGCGGACGGCGACGGACCGGACGGCGACGAACCGGCGGGGGTCGCAGCCGGCGACCCGAGCGAGGACGCCGAGGTCGCCGAGGAGCTGGAGGCCGGAGCCGGCGGATCGGCCGCCGGGACCACCGCATGA
- a CDS encoding amidohydrolase family protein, whose product MYSKDGENYFIVDAHIALWDARPENQRNIHGKQFIDCFYDYHRNLSPESEQWTYDEYLYQGGERLMKDLFTDGYVDHAIFQPAYLGEFYHRGFGQTEEAYGLAAANPDRLTYNHCFDPRQGEAGLDQLRADHERMGFQGVKLYTAEWHGESRGYKLSDPWTYRYFEECRKLGIRNIHVHKGPTIRPLDRDAFDVSDVDHAASDFTDLNFIVEHVGLPRLEDFCWIATQEPNVHGGLAVAMPFMHSRPRYFAQIIGELIYWIGEDRIQFSSDYALWTPRWLVERFVDFQIPEDMTEYAQLTTAQKKKILGLNAAKMYGIPVPAELQIPDAAETATGPRQPERADLASAR is encoded by the coding sequence ATGTACAGCAAAGACGGCGAGAACTACTTCATCGTGGACGCGCACATAGCCCTCTGGGACGCGCGTCCGGAGAACCAGCGCAACATCCACGGCAAGCAGTTCATCGACTGCTTCTACGACTACCACCGCAACCTCTCCCCGGAGTCCGAGCAGTGGACGTACGACGAGTACCTATACCAGGGCGGCGAACGCCTCATGAAGGACCTGTTCACGGACGGGTACGTGGACCACGCCATCTTCCAGCCGGCATACCTCGGCGAGTTCTACCACCGGGGGTTCGGACAGACGGAGGAGGCCTACGGCCTGGCCGCGGCGAACCCGGACCGGCTGACGTACAACCACTGCTTCGACCCCCGGCAGGGCGAGGCGGGGCTCGACCAGCTGCGCGCGGACCACGAGCGGATGGGCTTCCAGGGCGTCAAGCTGTACACGGCCGAGTGGCACGGCGAGTCCCGCGGCTACAAGCTCTCCGACCCCTGGACGTACCGGTACTTCGAGGAGTGCCGCAAGCTCGGCATCAGGAACATCCACGTCCACAAGGGCCCGACCATCCGGCCCCTCGACCGCGACGCGTTCGACGTGTCCGACGTCGACCACGCGGCCTCCGACTTCACGGACCTGAACTTCATCGTGGAGCACGTGGGCCTGCCCCGGCTGGAGGACTTCTGCTGGATCGCCACCCAGGAACCCAATGTCCACGGCGGGCTGGCGGTGGCGATGCCGTTCATGCACAGCCGCCCACGGTACTTCGCGCAGATCATCGGTGAGCTCATCTACTGGATCGGGGAGGACCGCATCCAGTTCTCCAGCGACTACGCACTGTGGACGCCGCGGTGGCTGGTGGAACGGTTCGTCGACTTCCAGATCCCCGAGGACATGACCGAGTACGCGCAGCTCACCACGGCACAGAAGAAGAAGATCCTCGGCCTCAACGCGGCGAAGATGTACGGCATCCCGGTACCGGCGGAGCTGCAGATCCCCGACGCAGCGGAGACCGCCACCGGCCCCCGGCAGCCGGAACGGGCCGACCTCGCGAGTGCCCGATGA
- a CDS encoding inositol monophosphatase family protein: MSPAPSPGALLHVARHAAAAGADVLARRDPSALGATSKSSDSDWVTAYDLAAERAVRSVIGDSRPHDIITGEELGTTVPAGRHDGARIRWSIDPLDGTTNFIRGIVYYCTSVAAADEDGTWLAGVVHAPALGRIYWASRGGGAWLSDRTGVRRLTGPGAERGRLLATGFAYDAATRAEQVGDLGALLHGFGDIRRLGSAALDLCMVADGTLDAFAERGLNEHDIAAGALIAEEAGVVVVRPPLRSVLDGGPTEAERLAAVTLAAPADLLRSLTDPPSTERHP; the protein is encoded by the coding sequence ATGAGTCCCGCGCCCTCGCCCGGGGCACTCCTGCACGTGGCCCGGCATGCCGCGGCCGCCGGCGCCGACGTCCTCGCCCGCAGGGACCCGTCGGCGCTCGGGGCGACCAGCAAGAGCTCGGACAGCGACTGGGTGACGGCGTACGACCTCGCCGCCGAGCGGGCCGTGCGCTCCGTCATCGGGGACTCCCGCCCGCACGACATCATCACCGGCGAGGAGCTCGGCACCACGGTGCCCGCCGGCAGGCACGACGGCGCCCGCATCCGCTGGTCGATCGACCCCCTCGACGGCACCACCAACTTCATCCGCGGCATCGTCTACTACTGCACGTCCGTCGCCGCTGCCGACGAGGACGGCACCTGGCTCGCCGGCGTCGTGCACGCCCCCGCCCTCGGGCGCATCTACTGGGCGTCCCGCGGCGGCGGCGCCTGGCTCAGCGACCGGACCGGGGTGCGCCGCCTCACGGGACCGGGCGCCGAGCGCGGGCGGCTGCTCGCCACAGGCTTCGCGTACGACGCCGCGACCCGGGCCGAGCAGGTCGGGGACCTCGGCGCGCTCCTGCACGGGTTCGGCGACATCCGGCGCCTCGGCTCGGCCGCCCTCGACCTGTGCATGGTGGCCGACGGCACCCTCGACGCCTTCGCCGAGCGCGGCCTCAACGAACACGACATCGCGGCCGGCGCCCTCATCGCCGAGGAGGCGGGCGTCGTCGTCGTCCGGCCGCCGCTGCGGTCCGTGCTCGACGGCGGCCCCACCGAGGCCGAGCGACTCGCCGCGGTCACGCTCGCCGCACCCGCCGATCTTCTCCGCTCCCTCACCGATCCCCCGTCCACCGAGAGGCACCCATGA
- a CDS encoding NAD(P)-dependent alcohol dehydrogenase has protein sequence MSTMRAVQVVGYHEALKMAEVPMPSATGPFDVVVRIGGAGVCRTDLHILEGQWAEKSQVHLPYTIGHENAGWVHAVGGAVTSVAPGDKVILHPLITCGLCRACRSGDDVHCEESQFPGIDTNGGYAEYLLTTARSVVRIDDSLEPADVAALADAGLTAYHAAAKAAKRLTARDTCVVIGAGGLGHIGIQVLRALTPARLVVVDRNEAALDLARDIGAHVGVLADGTQVEQVLALTDGKGAEALVDFVGEGGATAQGIAMLRRAGDYYVVGYGENIDVPTIDIVSAEINIIGNLVGSYNDLQDLMALAARGAVTLHTQKYALDDFQQAIDDLDAGRVRGRAILVP, from the coding sequence ATGAGCACGATGCGCGCCGTCCAGGTGGTCGGCTACCACGAGGCCCTCAAGATGGCCGAGGTGCCGATGCCGAGCGCCACCGGCCCGTTCGACGTCGTCGTCCGGATCGGCGGCGCCGGGGTGTGCCGCACCGATCTCCACATTCTCGAGGGGCAGTGGGCGGAGAAGTCCCAGGTCCACCTGCCCTACACGATCGGCCACGAGAATGCCGGCTGGGTGCACGCCGTCGGCGGCGCCGTCACGAGCGTCGCCCCGGGTGACAAGGTCATCCTCCACCCCCTCATCACGTGCGGCCTCTGCCGTGCCTGCCGGTCGGGCGACGACGTGCACTGCGAGGAGAGCCAATTCCCCGGCATCGACACCAACGGGGGCTATGCCGAGTACCTCCTCACCACGGCGCGGTCCGTCGTCCGGATCGACGACTCGCTGGAACCGGCCGACGTCGCCGCGCTCGCGGACGCCGGCCTCACCGCCTACCACGCCGCCGCGAAGGCCGCGAAGCGGCTGACGGCACGCGACACCTGCGTGGTCATCGGGGCCGGCGGGCTCGGGCACATCGGTATCCAGGTCCTGAGGGCGCTCACCCCTGCCCGGCTCGTCGTCGTCGACCGCAACGAGGCGGCCCTCGACCTGGCCCGGGACATCGGGGCGCACGTGGGCGTCCTCGCGGACGGCACGCAGGTGGAGCAGGTCCTCGCCCTCACCGACGGGAAGGGCGCGGAGGCGCTCGTGGACTTCGTGGGCGAGGGCGGCGCCACCGCGCAGGGGATCGCGATGCTGCGCCGGGCGGGGGACTACTACGTGGTCGGCTACGGCGAGAACATCGACGTGCCGACGATCGACATCGTCTCGGCCGAGATCAACATCATCGGCAACCTCGTGGGCTCCTACAACGACCTGCAGGACCTCATGGCGCTCGCCGCCCGCGGCGCCGTCACCCTGCACACGCAGAAGTACGCGCTCGACGACTTCCAGCAGGCCATCGACGACCTCGACGCGGGCAGGGTGAGGGGCAGGGCCATCCTCGTCCCCTGA
- a CDS encoding metal-sulfur cluster assembly factor, whose protein sequence is MTTAPLEAPLDAHPDAHLGAEPPAGVVTDDVVRRSLHTVLDPELDEPITELGFVRSVRVARGAVDAGATVEVHLRLPTSFCSPNFAYLMASDSKDAISAIPGVGTVIVELDDHHDSGLINAGLAADAGYRGTFRHEAEDSLDELRGTFRRKAHTAAMERCLTGLLRADRDLPEEELGRVRLGDLPAGREKDALLRRRSALGLPGDDGAPVLVDAEGRTYPEEAVPLALRRARSTRISIDGNAHFCRGLLRTRYEGSGTDQAFRPEGSEPADQHGLLNLTVKGPHS, encoded by the coding sequence ATGACCACAGCACCCCTCGAAGCACCCCTCGATGCACACCCCGATGCGCACCTCGGAGCGGAGCCGCCGGCGGGCGTGGTCACCGACGACGTCGTCCGTCGAAGCCTGCACACCGTCCTCGACCCCGAGCTCGACGAGCCCATCACCGAGCTCGGGTTCGTCCGGTCCGTCCGCGTGGCACGCGGTGCCGTCGACGCGGGCGCCACGGTGGAGGTCCACCTGCGCCTCCCCACCTCCTTCTGCTCACCCAACTTCGCGTACCTGATGGCATCCGACAGCAAGGACGCCATCTCGGCGATCCCCGGTGTGGGGACGGTGATCGTCGAACTGGACGACCACCACGACTCCGGCCTGATCAACGCGGGACTCGCCGCCGATGCCGGCTACCGCGGCACCTTCCGCCACGAGGCCGAGGACAGCCTCGACGAGCTGCGGGGCACGTTCCGCCGCAAGGCCCACACCGCCGCCATGGAGCGGTGCCTCACGGGCCTGCTGCGCGCCGACCGGGATCTTCCCGAGGAAGAGCTCGGCCGCGTCCGTCTCGGCGACCTCCCGGCCGGTCGCGAGAAGGACGCGCTGCTGCGACGCCGGTCCGCGCTCGGGCTCCCCGGGGACGACGGCGCGCCCGTCCTGGTCGACGCCGAGGGCCGCACGTACCCCGAGGAGGCCGTCCCCCTGGCCCTGCGGCGAGCCCGTTCGACGCGCATCTCGATCGACGGCAACGCGCACTTCTGCCGCGGACTCCTCCGCACCCGCTACGAAGGCTCCGGCACGGACCAGGCCTTCCGGCCCGAGGGCTCGGAACCCGCGGACCAGCACGGACTACTGAACCTCACAGTGAAGGGACCCCACTCATGA
- a CDS encoding GAF domain-containing protein, translating into MPTRDDGITPAGAGSGRLVVAARRLVASWQRSEEYGVSADMVDPTWAGTVQADSLYSSCGQEVLTALHRTLADEPISLMLTDADGLLLDRLSGSPGLLRSLDRVHLAPGFTYSERDAGTNGMGLALADRAPALVRAEDHYSASLRTYTCAAVPVFDPVSGALEGCVNITTWSRSSPALLLALAQSAAGNTAALMLARSLGRRQRTGRKGGGVFRLQRGGLEPATGTLRTLSTAWTVALDAATGALDTGRVVAAVGEHGSGRVTLLAQALRRARPGTRILSAAAPAPEDVDAWLSLWTPELAKPDTAVIVENADLLPAWAAQELQGHVTRALRALPSSADGAAHPLAWAVTATELEAVPHPLAASVDTVIPVPALRDRGDDVLHLARYAARQTRQREIGLTPAAERALLAHDWPDNVDELFTVIHDAAVRAETIDLQHLPAHLLGGPGLHLSRIEALERDEIVRSLARPGVTVAAAAAELGISRATIYRRIARLGIRVPR; encoded by the coding sequence GTGCCGACTCGGGATGACGGGATCACTCCAGCGGGGGCCGGCAGCGGCCGGCTGGTCGTCGCTGCCAGGCGCCTCGTCGCGTCCTGGCAGCGCAGCGAGGAGTACGGGGTGTCGGCGGACATGGTGGACCCCACCTGGGCCGGTACCGTGCAGGCGGACTCGCTCTACTCCTCCTGCGGGCAGGAGGTGCTCACCGCGCTGCACCGCACGCTGGCGGACGAACCGATCAGCCTCATGCTCACCGACGCCGACGGACTGCTGCTCGACCGGCTGAGCGGCAGCCCGGGCCTCCTGCGCTCGCTCGACCGGGTGCACCTGGCGCCCGGCTTCACCTACTCGGAGCGCGACGCCGGGACCAACGGGATGGGACTGGCGCTCGCCGACCGGGCTCCCGCCCTGGTCCGCGCGGAGGACCACTACAGCGCGAGCCTGCGGACCTACACGTGTGCCGCGGTCCCGGTCTTCGATCCGGTGAGCGGTGCCCTCGAGGGATGCGTGAACATCACCACGTGGTCGAGGTCCTCCCCCGCACTGCTGCTCGCCCTGGCGCAGTCGGCCGCCGGGAACACGGCGGCGCTGATGCTGGCACGGTCCCTGGGGCGCCGGCAGCGAACCGGCCGGAAGGGCGGCGGCGTCTTCCGCCTGCAGCGGGGCGGGCTCGAACCGGCAACCGGGACGCTACGGACCCTGTCCACGGCCTGGACGGTCGCGCTCGACGCCGCGACCGGCGCCCTCGACACCGGGCGGGTCGTCGCCGCCGTCGGCGAGCACGGCTCGGGGCGGGTGACCCTCCTCGCGCAGGCGCTCCGCCGTGCGCGCCCGGGCACGCGGATCCTGTCCGCCGCCGCGCCCGCGCCCGAGGACGTCGACGCCTGGCTGTCGCTGTGGACCCCGGAGCTCGCCAAACCGGACACCGCGGTCATCGTCGAGAACGCCGACCTGCTGCCAGCCTGGGCCGCGCAGGAGCTCCAGGGCCACGTCACGCGCGCGCTCCGGGCGCTTCCGTCGTCGGCGGACGGGGCAGCCCACCCCCTCGCCTGGGCGGTGACCGCCACCGAACTGGAGGCCGTGCCGCATCCCCTGGCGGCCTCGGTCGACACCGTGATCCCGGTCCCCGCACTGCGCGACCGGGGCGACGACGTCCTGCACCTGGCACGGTACGCCGCCCGGCAGACCCGGCAGCGCGAAATCGGCCTCACCCCTGCGGCGGAGCGGGCACTGCTGGCGCACGACTGGCCCGACAACGTGGACGAGCTCTTCACGGTGATCCATGACGCCGCGGTCCGTGCGGAGACCATCGACCTCCAGCACCTGCCCGCCCACCTCCTGGGCGGACCCGGCCTGCACCTGAGCCGGATCGAGGCGTTGGAGCGCGACGAGATCGTCCGCAGCCTGGCTCGGCCCGGGGTGACCGTCGCGGCGGCGGCCGCGGAACTCGGCATCAGCCGGGCCACGATCTACCGCCGGATCGCCAGACTGGGTATCAGGGTGCCGAGGTGA
- a CDS encoding GNAT family N-acetyltransferase yields the protein MTTNALSDSRTIIRPVQPEDYEDVRRITRGAYLEAGYFADEAHPYMAVLADIEHRAEHAEVWVAERDGAVVGSVALTFAGQRYTDIAVEGELEFRMLAVDPAVQRGGVGRAMVERIIEHARSLPGIEAVSLTSGSDMVRAHRLYESMGFVRVPERDWEVPNEDILLWVFRLPL from the coding sequence GTGACCACGAACGCCCTCTCCGACTCCCGCACCATCATCCGGCCCGTCCAGCCCGAGGACTACGAGGACGTCCGCCGCATCACGCGCGGCGCCTACCTCGAGGCCGGCTACTTCGCCGACGAGGCGCACCCCTACATGGCGGTGCTGGCCGACATCGAGCACCGCGCCGAGCACGCCGAGGTCTGGGTGGCGGAGCGCGACGGCGCCGTGGTCGGATCGGTCGCCCTGACCTTCGCCGGCCAGCGGTACACGGACATCGCCGTCGAGGGCGAGCTCGAGTTCCGCATGCTCGCGGTGGATCCGGCCGTGCAGCGGGGCGGCGTGGGCCGGGCCATGGTGGAGCGCATCATCGAGCACGCCCGCAGCCTGCCCGGCATCGAGGCCGTCAGCCTGACGAGCGGATCGGACATGGTCCGCGCGCACCGCCTCTACGAATCGATGGGCTTCGTCCGCGTCCCCGAGCGCGACTGGGAGGTCCCGAACGAGGACATCCTGCTCTGGGTCTTCCGCCTTCCGCTCTGA
- a CDS encoding glycerol dehydrogenase, translated as MNATSPIRSVISPGRYAQGPGAISRLGEYLAPIGSTPLIVADDVVWGFVGHDVTTSLKAAGLPVTREAFGGMPSAKEIDRLVGVIASTKADVAVAVGGGSTIDAVKASGFLAGIRWVTVPTVASTDAPTSALAVVYTEEGAFEEYRFFPRNPDLVLVDSQIIANAPAAFLAAGVGDALATWLEARATAASGSRTMAGGLPTLTGTALARLSWDVLWDNALPALDAVRDRLVTPALEKVIEANTLLSGLGFESGGLAAAHAIHNGLTAAPQTHGLAHGQKVNIGSLTQLVLEGAPTSEIRDFVEFTTRVGLPTTLTEVGLTPEDTEELELVAAAATVPGETIHAMPFEVRAADLVSALASIERSSRRIREEAGLPGPTPYKASH; from the coding sequence ATGAACGCCACCAGTCCCATCCGCTCGGTCATCAGCCCGGGCCGGTACGCCCAGGGCCCGGGAGCCATCTCCCGGCTCGGGGAGTACCTCGCACCCATCGGAAGCACACCGCTGATCGTCGCCGACGACGTCGTGTGGGGTTTCGTGGGACACGACGTGACCACGTCCCTGAAGGCGGCGGGGCTCCCCGTCACCCGGGAGGCGTTCGGCGGCATGCCGTCGGCGAAGGAGATCGACCGCCTCGTCGGCGTCATCGCGAGCACGAAGGCCGACGTCGCGGTCGCGGTGGGCGGCGGTAGCACCATCGACGCCGTCAAGGCCTCCGGCTTCCTGGCGGGCATCCGGTGGGTCACCGTGCCCACGGTCGCGTCGACCGACGCACCGACGTCGGCCCTCGCCGTCGTCTACACCGAGGAGGGCGCGTTCGAGGAGTACCGCTTCTTCCCGCGCAACCCGGACCTCGTCCTCGTCGACTCCCAGATCATCGCCAACGCCCCGGCGGCCTTCCTCGCCGCCGGGGTGGGCGATGCGCTGGCGACCTGGCTCGAGGCACGGGCGACGGCGGCGTCGGGTTCACGGACCATGGCGGGCGGACTGCCGACCCTCACCGGCACGGCCCTGGCGAGGCTGAGCTGGGACGTCCTGTGGGACAACGCGCTGCCGGCCCTCGACGCGGTCCGCGACCGGCTGGTGACGCCCGCCCTGGAGAAGGTCATCGAGGCCAACACCCTGCTCTCCGGCCTCGGCTTCGAGTCCGGTGGCCTCGCGGCGGCGCACGCCATCCACAACGGCCTGACCGCCGCCCCGCAGACCCACGGGCTGGCGCACGGCCAGAAGGTGAACATCGGCTCCCTGACCCAGCTCGTGCTCGAGGGCGCCCCGACCAGCGAGATCCGGGACTTCGTGGAGTTCACCACGCGGGTCGGCCTCCCCACCACGCTCACCGAGGTGGGGCTCACGCCGGAGGACACCGAGGAGCTCGAGCTGGTCGCCGCCGCAGCGACCGTGCCGGGGGAGACCATCCACGCCATGCCGTTCGAGGTCAGGGCCGCCGACCTGGTCTCGGCACTGGCCTCGATCGAACGGTCCTCGCGGCGCATCAGGGAGGAGGCGGGCCTCCCCGGGCCGACACCGTACAAGGCCTCCCACTGA